In Trifolium pratense cultivar HEN17-A07 linkage group LG7, ARS_RC_1.1, whole genome shotgun sequence, a genomic segment contains:
- the LOC123895028 gene encoding senescence-specific cysteine protease SAG39-like — protein sequence MVINTQVHYISFALFLCLGLWAFQATSRTLQNDPMYEKHEQWMKQHGKVYKDLHERQKRFGIFKENVNYIETSNNVGNKTYKLGVNHFADLANHEFVASRNKFNGYLHDSSTTTFKYENVSDVPTAVDWRQQGAVTPIKDQGKCGCCWAFSAVASTEGIHKLSTGNLVSLSEQELVDCDINGEDQGCEGGLMDDAFEFIIKNNGLSTEAEYPYQGVDGTCNTNERGISAATISGYENVPINDELALQKVVANQPVSVAIDASGNDFQFYTSGVFTGSCGTDLDHGVAVVGYGVSDDGTEYWLVKNSWGTQWGEEGYIRIQRGVDDSEGLCGIAKQPSYPTV from the exons ATGGTTATAAATACTCAAGTGCATTATATTTCATttgctttgtttctttgtttaGGATTATGGGCTTTTCAAGCCACATCTCGTACTCTCCAAAATGATCCTATGTATGAGAAGCATGAGCAATGGATGAAACAGCATGGCAAAGTCTACAAGGATTTACATGAAAGGCAAAAACGTTTTGGGATATTCAAAGAAAATGTGAATTATATTGAAACTTCCAACAATGTTGGaaataaaacttataaattGGGCGTTAATCATTTTGCTGACTTGGCTAACCATGAGTTTGTAGCATCTAGAAACAAATTCAATGGTTATTTGCATGACTCAAGTACAACTACTTTTAAGTATGAAAATGTAAGTGATGTACCAACTGCGGTGGATTGGAGGCAGCAAGGAGCAGTGACACCAATAAAAGATCAAGGAAAATGTG GATGTTGTTGGGCATTTTCCGCCGTTGCATCAACCGAAGGAATTCATAAGTTGAGTACAGGAAATTTGGTTTCTTTATCAGAACAAGAACTTGTTGATTGTGACATAAATGGTGAAGACCAAGGTTGTGAGGGTGGTCTTATGGATGATGCTTTTGAattcatcataaaaaataacggACTCAGCACCGAAGCTGAATACCCTTATCAAGGTGTTGATGGAACATGCAATACAAATGAAAGAGGTATCTCTGCTGCTACGATTTCCGGGTACGAGAATGTCCCCATCAACGATGAGTTAGCACTACAAAAAGTTGTTGCTAATCAACCAGTTTCTGTTGCCATTGATGCTAGTGGCAACGACTTTCAATTTTACACAAGTGGTGTCTTTACCGGTTCATGTGGAACTGACTTGGATCATGGTGTCGCTGTAGTGGGTTATGGTGTTAGCGACGATGGGACCGAGTATTGGTTGGTGAAGAACTCATGGGGAACTCAATGGGGTGAAGAAGGTTACATCAGGATACAAAGGGGTGTAGATGATTCAGAAGGACTATGTGGCATTGCAAAGCAACCATCTTATCCAACTGTATAA